The sequence TTGGAAGAAATTTACCACTCAGGGAGCGGTAGCTAGTATGATTACTGGCTTAGGGTTGGCCATTATCCTCATTTTTTTGAGCCCCACTATCTGGGTGGATGTCCTCCATCATTCCCGAGCCCTTTTCCCCTTGAAAAATCCTGGACTTTTTTCCATGGCTGGATCTTTTTTGGTTGGTATTTTAGTGTCACGGTTCACCCATGATCTGCAAGCGGAAGAAAAATTCGCCGAGGAAACTGTCCGCAGCTGTATCGGAGGAGTATAAAATTATTAACCATCAAAAATTGAGTTGGAAATGAGGACTGACGTCGTGAGCTATTTTCAACGCTTCTTCATATTCTTGCCGGGAAAGTCGACGGTTTAATGATGGACATTGAAAGGCATGATAAGTTGGATAATATTGCGCCATGATATTAATGGCAGCAGTTGGAGATATCTTTTCGGCAATAAAAGCGATGATTTCCTGGGTTCCAGCGAGATGATTTGGAAGGACCAGATGACGAATAAACAGGCCTCGCTGAGCGATTCCCTGTTGATCAACTTTTAAATCTCCTACTTGACGATGCATTTCTTTTAACGCAGCTTTCATGGCTTCCGGATATCCTGAAATTCCGGATAATTTCTCGGCAGTTTCTTTATTAGAGTATTTTGCATCGGGAAGGTAAATATCAATAATGCCATCCAACTTTTTTAGAGTAGCTGTACTTTCATAACCGCCGCAGTTATAAACGATGGGGATATTAAGTCCGTTACGAACTACCATCACTATAGCAGCAAGGATTTGAGGAAGGTAATGGGTGGGAGTAACCAAATTAATATTATGACAGCCAAGTGCCTGGAGTTCCTCCATGTAACCAGCCAAAGTTTCAATAGAGATTTTTTCGCCGTGGCCTTGGCTTATAGTCCAATTTTGACAATAGATGCAATGCATCGGACAATGATGGAAAAAAATAGTGCCTGAACCTCGATACCCTACCAACGGAGCTTCTTCCCCATAATGAGGTCCATAGGAGGCAACTTCCAATTCCATCCCCGCTCTGCAATGTCCAATTTCACCCTTTTTCCGATTCACCCGACAGGCATGAGGACAGAGAGTGCAGGACTCGAGATTATCCATCAGTTCCTGAGACTTTTGGATAAGAATATCAAGGTCAATTTTTTCTCGATAAATTGGTTGAGAATCCATACTTTCCACCTCAAAATACTGAAACAAAAAGATAAAATAACCGGTAAGAATTTTAAATTTCACTATTCCTATCCTGAAAATACCATCAAACAAATTCTTTAATCGGTCATCCTGAGCCCTCGCTTTGTAAGGGCGTGAGGATCTCATCTTTCATGTTTTAATTTTGGAAAGATTTAAAAGGATGAGATTCTCACGTCGTCCGGCAGAAGACACCGGACTCCTCAGAATGACAAGCTGGGTGGCAGGGATTGTCACGT comes from Candidatus Atribacteria bacterium ADurb.Bin276 and encodes:
- a CDS encoding Radical SAM superfamily protein is translated as MKFKILTGYFIFLFQYFEVESMDSQPIYREKIDLDILIQKSQELMDNLESCTLCPHACRVNRKKGEIGHCRAGMELEVASYGPHYGEEAPLVGYRGSGTIFFHHCPMHCIYCQNWTISQGHGEKISIETLAGYMEELQALGCHNINLVTPTHYLPQILAAIVMVVRNGLNIPIVYNCGGYESTATLKKLDGIIDIYLPDAKYSNKETAEKLSGISGYPEAMKAALKEMHRQVGDLKVDQQGIAQRGLFIRHLVLPNHLAGTQEIIAFIAEKISPTAAINIMAQYYPTYHAFQCPSLNRRLSRQEYEEALKIAHDVSPHFQLNF